The following proteins come from a genomic window of Pelagicoccus albus:
- the glnT gene encoding type III glutamate--ammonia ligase, with translation MTTPSDIYQTHNTARGFAYDETYPWSDDQLNAIQTSLQEAGVKYCVGSYVDIHGTPKGKFVPLSHFKHFAHGSELYTGYALDGIGQAPNDDEIASVPDLGMIIPLPWNPEVAWIPADNTLHGEPYEVSARVALQKVLAQAKEMGVGMNLGIEAELFVLKQTEDGRLEIPNADDNLTKSCYDIKRFMDRYDWLDKMATAIDDLGWGLYSLDHEDANSQFEFDFNYADALTMCDRFTFFRMMAKHYAAEEGLVATFMPKPFADKTGSGAHFNMSLYDLETKENLFKRPHAEDPRGLGITEMGYHFMAGILKHGPALCATFAPTVNSYKRLVRRGLMAYYSWAPVFNSYGRNNRTNSLRVPMSGGRVESRNADAACNPYLAATLVLAAGLEGIREKLNPGDPQEVNLYELSPKQMEERGISELPTSLKEAVAAFANDPFTKATLGETLHSEFITYKSEEWRQYHQSISQWEVDRYARLY, from the coding sequence ATGACAACACCATCTGACATTTATCAAACGCACAACACCGCTCGAGGCTTCGCGTACGACGAAACGTATCCATGGTCTGACGACCAGCTAAACGCCATCCAGACCTCCCTTCAAGAGGCGGGCGTTAAGTACTGCGTTGGCTCCTACGTCGACATCCACGGTACTCCCAAGGGCAAGTTCGTGCCCCTCTCCCACTTCAAGCATTTCGCCCACGGGTCCGAACTCTACACCGGATACGCTTTGGATGGTATCGGACAAGCTCCCAACGACGACGAGATCGCGTCCGTCCCAGATCTGGGAATGATCATCCCGCTCCCTTGGAATCCGGAAGTCGCATGGATCCCTGCTGACAACACGCTCCATGGCGAACCATACGAAGTAAGCGCCCGCGTCGCGCTTCAGAAAGTTCTCGCCCAAGCGAAAGAGATGGGCGTGGGTATGAACTTGGGTATAGAGGCAGAGCTATTCGTTCTCAAGCAGACGGAAGACGGTCGTCTCGAAATTCCAAATGCTGACGACAACCTGACCAAGAGCTGCTACGACATTAAGCGTTTCATGGACCGCTACGATTGGTTGGACAAGATGGCCACCGCCATAGACGACTTGGGCTGGGGCCTCTACTCTCTCGACCACGAGGACGCGAACTCCCAATTCGAGTTCGACTTCAACTACGCAGACGCCCTCACCATGTGCGATCGCTTCACCTTTTTCCGCATGATGGCGAAACACTACGCGGCCGAAGAAGGCTTGGTTGCCACTTTCATGCCCAAGCCTTTCGCTGACAAAACCGGAAGCGGAGCTCACTTCAACATGTCGCTCTACGATCTCGAAACGAAAGAGAACCTTTTCAAGCGACCACACGCCGAAGACCCTCGCGGGCTGGGAATTACCGAAATGGGTTACCACTTCATGGCCGGTATTCTGAAACACGGCCCCGCCCTCTGCGCCACCTTCGCACCTACCGTCAACTCCTATAAGCGATTGGTCAGACGAGGATTGATGGCCTACTACTCATGGGCTCCTGTATTCAATTCCTATGGACGCAACAACCGCACCAATTCCCTTCGCGTACCAATGTCCGGCGGTCGCGTAGAGTCCCGCAACGCCGACGCGGCTTGCAATCCTTACTTGGCCGCTACGCTCGTCTTGGCAGCAGGTTTGGAAGGCATTCGCGAAAAGCTCAATCCCGGCGACCCACAGGAAGTCAACCTCTACGAACTCTCGCCTAAGCAGATGGAGGAGCGCGGTATCAGCGAGTTGCCGACTTCGCTTAAGGAAGCCGTCGCTGCCTTCGCAAACGACCCCTTCACCAAGGCTACACTGGGCGAAACCCTCCACTCGGAATTCATCACCTACAAGTCTGAGGAATGGCGCCAATACCACCAAAGCATTAGCCAGTGGGAGGTGGATCGCTACGCCCGACTTTATTGA
- a CDS encoding ABC transporter substrate-binding protein, with translation MKFTRLAKSALATVTLLASLPLTQAEPLKIGYSDWPGWVAWEIGIEKDWFAEEGVEVEFLWFDYVASMDAYAAGQLDAVTMTNGDALVTGGTGKPSVAIIAGDYSNGNDMIVGAPGIESLEDLVGKKVGLEEGFVIHLLLQKGMQMHGIEEGAIEIVNTPTNETPQVLASGAVDAIGAWQPNSGQALKTVAGSKRIFSSADAPGIIYDFLSVSPESLEARRDDWMKVVKVWYRIVEYLHDEDNLDEALSILAARVSVKPEEYEPFFDGTYILSLDEALAAWEKGPGLDSVYGSTLIADEFNVAQGVYEEALNTEQYLDPSLTIEYAEGLEK, from the coding sequence ATGAAGTTCACTCGCTTAGCGAAAAGCGCCCTCGCCACTGTAACCCTCCTTGCCTCCCTCCCTTTGACGCAGGCTGAACCTCTAAAAATCGGATATTCCGACTGGCCAGGATGGGTCGCTTGGGAAATCGGTATCGAAAAGGATTGGTTTGCCGAAGAAGGAGTGGAAGTTGAATTCCTCTGGTTCGACTACGTCGCATCAATGGACGCCTATGCTGCTGGCCAGCTCGACGCGGTCACCATGACCAACGGTGACGCCTTGGTCACAGGCGGTACTGGCAAGCCTTCTGTAGCAATTATCGCTGGCGACTACTCTAACGGAAACGACATGATCGTAGGAGCTCCGGGAATCGAGTCCCTCGAGGATCTCGTGGGCAAGAAAGTAGGCCTGGAAGAAGGCTTCGTTATTCACCTACTGCTTCAAAAGGGCATGCAGATGCACGGCATCGAAGAAGGAGCGATCGAAATAGTGAATACGCCAACCAACGAGACACCACAGGTGCTTGCTTCTGGTGCGGTAGACGCTATCGGAGCATGGCAGCCAAATTCGGGACAAGCGCTCAAGACGGTTGCTGGTTCGAAGCGTATCTTCAGCTCCGCGGACGCTCCTGGTATCATATATGATTTTCTTTCCGTCTCTCCTGAAAGCTTGGAAGCTCGTCGCGACGATTGGATGAAAGTCGTCAAAGTCTGGTATCGAATCGTCGAATACTTGCACGATGAGGACAACCTCGACGAAGCTCTTAGCATACTCGCAGCCCGAGTTTCCGTTAAACCAGAAGAGTATGAGCCATTTTTCGACGGCACCTACATCCTCTCCCTCGATGAAGCCCTCGCCGCTTGGGAAAAAGGACCAGGACTTGATTCAGTATACGGTTCTACCTTGATCGCCGATGAGTTCAACGTTGCTCAAGGCGTATATGAAGAGGCTCTCAATACCGAACAGTACCTCGACCCAAGCCTCACCATCGAGTACGCTGAAGGCCTCGAAAAGTAA
- a CDS encoding creatininase family protein, which produces MDTSPSKQWEELTWEEIQDLVSSGMDAVILPVGATEQHGPHLSVGMDSILGRKLCYEVSNTTGVPCLPLLPYGSSLGHSHRWPGTLSLSPNTLISVVTDIADWLYPAGIRKLFIINSHVTNEAPLRCALEMIRSKYDDFSVALFSTGKLTPEIADEFSSDASDWHANAAETSLILHLDPSSARPRKIASSDDPDRTTDCVFSHPVNRTSLNGVTGTPSLASADAGEALFAKLHDSLVELINKGLSETPPLPNSYFTPQD; this is translated from the coding sequence ATGGATACGTCGCCAAGCAAACAGTGGGAGGAATTAACCTGGGAAGAGATCCAAGACCTGGTCTCTTCTGGGATGGACGCGGTCATCCTTCCTGTAGGGGCAACGGAGCAGCATGGGCCACACTTAAGCGTCGGCATGGATTCCATCCTTGGCAGGAAACTTTGTTATGAAGTCTCGAATACGACTGGAGTTCCCTGTCTGCCGCTACTTCCCTACGGCAGTTCGCTCGGACACTCCCATCGCTGGCCCGGAACTCTTTCCTTGAGTCCAAACACGCTCATTTCAGTCGTCACCGATATCGCCGACTGGCTCTATCCCGCCGGGATCCGGAAACTCTTTATCATAAATTCGCACGTCACCAACGAAGCGCCCCTAAGGTGCGCCTTGGAGATGATCAGATCCAAGTACGACGACTTCAGCGTCGCCCTTTTCAGTACCGGAAAACTAACGCCAGAAATTGCGGATGAGTTTTCCTCAGATGCCTCTGACTGGCACGCCAATGCAGCAGAGACGAGCCTCATCCTTCACTTGGATCCTTCTTCCGCCCGGCCAAGAAAGATCGCGAGTTCGGACGATCCCGATCGTACCACCGATTGCGTGTTCTCTCATCCGGTTAACCGAACAAGCCTCAACGGCGTTACCGGAACCCCAAGCCTCGCCTCCGCAGACGCAGGCGAAGCTCTATTCGCAAAGCTGCACGACTCCCTAGTGGAGTTAATCAACAAGGGACTGAGCGAAACACCGCCCCTTCCAAACTCATATTTCACCCCTCAAGACTAA
- a CDS encoding ABC transporter ATP-binding protein, with product MSQLHTVDLPSYKEQPAEVKERFKKLYQRPVKLEVKGLRKSFTTTKGSVDVLNGVDFKVHRREFVSVIGPSGCGKSTLIRILAGLEDASGGSFLLDGSQPEGPGADRGMVFQGYTLFPWLSVKKNVMFGLETAGRSGPSVESEAREWIELVGLSKFAEAYPSQLSGGMKQRVAIARALANQPSILFMDEPFGALDAQTRSQMQSHLLQIWRNVDITIMFVTHDLEEAIYLSDRILVLKAHPGEVQEFIEVPVPRPRSSEQFLSTEFLATKKRLEELIHPRTEKSGPGIQITRMTEVGDDVE from the coding sequence ATGTCTCAACTTCATACAGTAGATCTTCCATCCTACAAGGAGCAGCCAGCCGAGGTTAAGGAGCGCTTTAAAAAACTCTACCAGCGACCGGTTAAGCTGGAGGTTAAAGGACTGCGTAAGTCTTTCACCACTACGAAGGGCTCCGTCGACGTACTCAACGGAGTCGACTTCAAGGTACACCGGCGAGAGTTCGTGTCGGTAATTGGGCCCTCTGGCTGTGGCAAGTCGACATTGATCCGCATCCTCGCAGGACTGGAGGACGCCAGCGGCGGGTCGTTCCTCTTAGATGGCTCACAACCAGAAGGCCCTGGGGCGGACCGTGGAATGGTCTTCCAAGGCTATACGCTCTTCCCGTGGCTTTCCGTAAAGAAGAACGTCATGTTCGGACTTGAGACCGCCGGACGTTCCGGGCCTAGCGTTGAATCGGAAGCTCGTGAATGGATCGAGCTGGTGGGCCTGAGCAAATTTGCCGAAGCCTACCCGAGCCAGCTTTCGGGAGGTATGAAGCAACGCGTCGCCATCGCTCGCGCTCTGGCGAACCAGCCTAGCATCCTCTTCATGGACGAGCCGTTCGGAGCCTTGGACGCCCAAACTCGTTCCCAGATGCAGTCTCACCTACTCCAGATCTGGCGCAACGTGGACATCACCATCATGTTCGTTACCCACGACTTGGAGGAAGCCATTTACCTTTCTGACAGAATCCTAGTCTTGAAAGCTCATCCGGGTGAAGTTCAAGAATTCATCGAGGTTCCCGTGCCACGCCCACGTTCCTCAGAGCAATTTCTCAGTACCGAGTTTTTGGCTACCAAGAAACGTCTCGAAGAGCTGATACACCCTCGCACTGAAAAGTCGGGACCGGGGATCCAAATCACCCGTATGACTGAAGTGGGAGACGACGTTGAGTAG
- a CDS encoding ABC transporter permease encodes MSVSNRPIRRPWLAIRKELSSKRQFLLTLCSFILPLGTWCLVSYTPFIWHPDMKLEISADRENVTVVYTAGDHVSKEFFPTIVREVRAENVKILEDREAGVEPSTSGSRVRRANQKLLRHLAPYAVAKKWLASQDKENDDAIYEVWKGLATGEVKASSSGLSSENLQVIERNWELLSERSEVFDSKLLPETPLEKLVPQARPANPVYLPAPHEVLFRGWEIFTQNTPEDEVSMTDRYLHSLRIVFFGFFLSCLVGIPLGVLCGAYDFFSKLFEPFIDFFRYMPAPAFSTLLVAVFLAHDAPKIALVFVGTFFQMVLVVSNTTRLLDASLLEAAQTLGAKNFSLLRRVIIPGITPNLYNDMRILLGWSWTWLVIAELIGVKSGLTEFIETQGRWRNFDAVFPIIILIGVTGFVTDQILSSLRPYLFPWTPEAADKKRGPFGRFFMWLTDRSVYLSPKN; translated from the coding sequence ATGAGTGTAAGCAATAGGCCAATACGCCGACCATGGCTAGCGATCCGAAAGGAGCTCAGCAGCAAACGTCAGTTTCTGCTCACTCTCTGCTCCTTCATCCTGCCACTTGGCACGTGGTGTCTAGTCAGTTATACGCCCTTCATCTGGCACCCGGATATGAAGCTGGAGATCTCCGCCGATAGGGAAAACGTTACAGTTGTTTACACAGCGGGGGACCACGTGAGCAAAGAGTTCTTTCCGACTATTGTTCGTGAAGTCAGAGCTGAAAACGTGAAGATCCTGGAGGACCGAGAAGCAGGCGTCGAACCTTCAACCTCTGGCAGTAGAGTGCGGAGAGCCAACCAGAAACTACTACGTCACCTTGCCCCTTACGCAGTCGCGAAAAAGTGGCTCGCTTCCCAAGACAAGGAAAATGACGACGCGATCTACGAAGTTTGGAAAGGTTTAGCCACAGGAGAAGTTAAAGCCTCTTCCTCGGGACTTTCTTCCGAAAACCTTCAGGTAATCGAACGCAACTGGGAGCTGCTTTCCGAAAGGTCTGAAGTATTCGATTCCAAACTACTTCCAGAGACTCCTCTCGAAAAGCTTGTCCCGCAAGCGCGCCCGGCCAACCCCGTCTACCTACCAGCTCCGCACGAAGTTCTATTCCGCGGCTGGGAGATTTTCACCCAAAACACGCCAGAAGACGAAGTCAGTATGACAGATCGATACCTGCACTCGCTGCGGATCGTCTTCTTCGGATTTTTCCTTTCCTGCCTAGTCGGCATACCACTCGGTGTCCTCTGCGGAGCCTACGACTTTTTCTCTAAGCTCTTCGAGCCATTCATCGACTTCTTCCGCTACATGCCAGCCCCCGCCTTCAGCACCTTGCTGGTAGCCGTCTTCTTAGCCCACGACGCTCCTAAGATCGCCTTAGTCTTCGTAGGCACCTTCTTCCAAATGGTTCTCGTCGTATCCAATACAACACGACTTCTGGACGCCTCATTGCTTGAAGCAGCCCAAACTCTGGGAGCGAAAAACTTTTCTCTACTCCGTCGTGTAATAATCCCGGGCATCACACCAAACCTCTACAATGACATGAGAATCCTTCTCGGCTGGTCTTGGACTTGGCTCGTCATCGCGGAATTGATCGGCGTCAAGAGCGGCCTGACTGAATTTATCGAGACACAGGGACGCTGGCGGAATTTCGACGCGGTATTTCCGATCATCATTCTCATTGGCGTAACAGGGTTCGTCACGGACCAGATCCTCTCATCCCTTCGCCCCTATCTTTTCCCATGGACCCCGGAAGCCGCCGACAAAAAGCGAGGCCCCTTCGGACGCTTCTTCATGTGGCTCACAGACCGCAGTGTCTACCTTTCGCCTAAAAACTAG
- a CDS encoding urea amidolyase associated protein UAAP1 yields MSIIHQEKLTGAGMWSKVIKRGRTLKMTDLEGGANVGMLLYNAYEKHERYNMPDTLKGQYIFNLKAPYCLHSDMGRLFASIVEESSGWHDTVCGASDAKAVQEKYGQGDYQELRNDFYRNAQECFLIELAKWGLGKRDLVPNINWFSKVVSDEAGKLSFVEGHSKAGDSVTLRFELDTLVVLNTCPHPFDPSTEYTPKPVALEIGEADTVQDDDPSLLVRSENQRAFHNTSVYNKLRF; encoded by the coding sequence ATGTCTATCATTCATCAAGAAAAACTAACCGGGGCCGGGATGTGGTCCAAAGTGATCAAACGGGGTCGCACCCTCAAGATGACCGACCTCGAAGGAGGAGCCAACGTCGGTATGCTTCTCTACAATGCCTACGAGAAGCACGAACGCTACAACATGCCGGATACGCTTAAAGGGCAGTACATCTTCAACTTGAAAGCGCCCTATTGCCTGCACTCGGATATGGGACGTCTCTTCGCTTCGATCGTGGAAGAAAGTAGTGGCTGGCATGATACGGTCTGCGGAGCATCCGATGCGAAAGCGGTTCAGGAAAAATACGGTCAGGGCGACTACCAAGAGCTTCGCAATGATTTCTACCGCAACGCCCAAGAGTGTTTCCTAATAGAACTAGCAAAGTGGGGACTAGGAAAACGGGATCTCGTACCAAACATCAACTGGTTCTCGAAAGTCGTATCTGACGAGGCTGGCAAGCTGAGCTTCGTCGAGGGACATAGCAAGGCGGGTGACTCGGTGACATTGCGGTTCGAACTCGACACCTTGGTTGTTCTAAACACCTGCCCTCACCCTTTCGATCCATCGACCGAATACACACCCAAACCCGTCGCCCTCGAAATAGGCGAAGCGGATACAGTACAAGATGACGACCCTTCTCTTCTGGTCCGTTCCGAAAACCAACGAGCGTTCCACAACACCAGCGTCTACAACAAGCTGCGTTTCTAG
- the nikR gene encoding nickel-responsive transcriptional regulator NikR: MADPAERVSVTIPRSVLAKFDSVLEQRGFSNRSQAIAEILNREIIDASSEEVDQVMAGTITIFYSTLRNNLQSTLSKIQRKHIAEVISSLHVQLENDHIMEVLVVQGPAWKLRDIANELITCKGVKTGNLNLSSTIIPPLHQK, translated from the coding sequence ATGGCCGATCCAGCCGAACGCGTAAGCGTCACTATTCCTCGATCCGTGCTCGCCAAATTCGACAGCGTGCTAGAACAACGCGGCTTCTCGAACAGGTCGCAAGCTATCGCCGAGATCCTGAATCGTGAAATCATCGATGCGAGTTCCGAGGAAGTCGATCAGGTCATGGCTGGCACCATCACGATTTTCTACAGCACGCTTCGTAACAACCTACAAAGCACCCTGAGCAAGATCCAGCGAAAGCACATCGCGGAAGTGATCAGCTCTCTGCATGTCCAACTGGAAAACGACCACATCATGGAGGTGCTGGTCGTGCAGGGCCCAGCTTGGAAGCTTCGGGACATAGCGAACGAACTCATCACCTGTAAAGGGGTTAAGACCGGGAACCTAAACCTCTCCTCTACCATCATTCCGCCGCTACATCAAAAGTAG
- a CDS encoding urea amidolyase associated protein UAAP2, which produces MLKESSLDPANAVYRQVVKAGDHWSHVIKKGQTFRILDLEGNQAADTLFYNAHDPVDRYSASDTIRCQQALYLTTGSMLMSTGGHALLEITADTCGRHDTIGGACSRESNTMRYAIDKEPMHACRDSFICGLHSHSDDLGKRDITCNINFFMNVPVTPEGGLSFEDGISAPGRYVEMVALMDVIALISNCPQLNNPCNAYNPTPVEAIIWD; this is translated from the coding sequence GTGCTAAAAGAATCATCACTCGATCCAGCGAACGCAGTCTATCGACAAGTCGTCAAAGCCGGCGACCACTGGAGCCACGTCATAAAGAAAGGGCAGACTTTCCGTATTTTGGACCTCGAAGGTAACCAGGCGGCGGATACGCTATTTTACAACGCGCACGATCCAGTCGACCGCTACTCGGCCAGTGACACGATCCGTTGCCAACAGGCACTCTACCTGACGACTGGCAGTATGCTAATGTCCACTGGAGGCCACGCGTTGCTCGAGATCACGGCGGATACCTGCGGGCGCCACGACACTATCGGCGGAGCCTGCTCGCGAGAATCCAACACCATGCGCTACGCCATAGATAAAGAGCCCATGCACGCCTGCCGGGATTCCTTCATCTGCGGACTCCACTCTCACTCCGACGACCTCGGAAAGCGGGACATCACCTGCAACATCAATTTCTTCATGAATGTGCCCGTCACCCCCGAAGGTGGCCTAAGCTTCGAAGACGGCATCAGCGCACCGGGTCGCTATGTGGAAATGGTCGCCCTCATGGATGTGATCGCGCTCATTTCGAATTGTCCGCAGCTGAACAATCCTTGCAACGCCTACAATCCGACTCCCGTCGAGGCGATCATCTGGGACTAG